The nucleotide sequence TATACCAACCTCCTGCGGGGACTGTTATAACAGCGGAAAAGCAGGAAGGATTACTCTTGAGAGAAAGTTTCTCCCAATCTCCAGGCAGATCGCCTTTTAAAGACTTGCCAACGACTCGCGCCATCACACAATCACAAGCGGAATTAACACGTCCATCCAACTTCATCTCGCCGCAAAACTCGGATTGACGCTGAAAGACTTGATAAGTTTTCGGCGATAAAATCGTAAGATCAGCATCTTTCAGACCTTTTGGAATATCCGTTTCCAATATCATCCCCTTGGTCTCCTCTTCTATCATTAACACTGAATCGGCATTATTGTTTCCGTTCATTACTACACCATTACAAAGATATTCGGCGCTTGCGTGTGGCAATACCGAACATCGAGTTCCTTTCGTGAATAATTCGCCCTTAGGCCAAAAGCAAGTATACCAGTGCCTTGCAGCTTCCCCCAATACTTTAGGTTAAAGTTTAGATCTATGAGGGCGCAGGCAACTGCATCCTTTTTTGTCAACAATAAAAGGCCTGCTCGAACCCGAGCAGGCCTTTTATTAAGATAGGAATGACTTAAAAGCGGACGCCGACTACTGCGCTCAGTCCATTAAGACCATCAGCGCCAGAACCGTTGTACCTTAAAGCTCCATAGATGGGTGTTGGGCCAGGGAGAAATTCCATGCCAACACTAGCGGCCCAAGCGAGGTCTGTACCGACACTCCCCCCTAAATCTTGATCAAAAGCTAAACCAAGACCTACCGAAAAGAGAAATTTATCCATCCGTGCAGAATAATTCGCCAAGACAGGAATAGCATATAAGCTGCCTGAACCGTACCAATCCGCGCTTAATGTCAAATTAGACTTAAAGAGTGGATTTACGGAGGGCAACTTAAAGAATCGCCATTCGGCGCCGACAGTCAGCCATGTAGCCCCTTCAGCATCGCGTGCTGATGCATCAGAAGGAAAGAAAGCACCCGCTCGCACGCTAAGCCCCGTGCCCAGAGGTTCATATTGCGCGTTCGCCCTCGACCCAAACGCCGCAACGAGAGCTACCAGCAAAATCAAATAGAAAAGCGAATTCCAATTTCGCATCGAATCAATCCTCCTTGAAAAGTCTTTGCAAGTTATTTTACCAGATTCCAAGGGAAGGCTATTATTCGTATTGTGATCTTTATTAAGGTTAATCTTAAACATCACAAATCATCCAAATTCAACGTATTATAAATTACATGCGGCGCAATTCAGTCTGACTTTGTGGTTGGGTTTGCGATATACTCTCTAAAACAGAGACAGGTTTGTCCTGACCTGAATCTAAGGACAAGGTGAAGCTTTATGGAACCTAACGATGCTTTCAGAATTGTGCGATTGGTGCGAACGCTTTCCTCAGAGATCTATGAAGCTCGCGAAAACGACGAACGTATTGCTCAGATTGATGTGCATTATGCAGGTGAGGTCATTTATGTGACAGTTATCACCGAAACCGCGCTCGAGGAGTCTGCTGAGCATCGATTGATGAGCCAAATAGATGAAGAAATCGTCTCTTCTTACCTCCCTTCTATTGCCCGAACCGATTTAATCGTGACGATCTTCAAGGGCAAAGAGATTGCCCGCTACTGCGATTCGCTCGATAACAATATCCCCTTTGACGATCAATACGATAACGGGAGCGAGAAGAACTAAAGGGACGACACAGCATCAGCTTGTGCGACCTAGGTAAAATGAAGCCCATTATGGACGAAATGGCCAATTACGACTTTGTTGTTATCGGAAGTGGAATTGCAGGACTAACATTTGCGCTTAATGTTGCTGATGCAGGCACGGTTGCGCTGGTAACTAAAAAGGAGCGCTCCGAGTCGAACACTAACTACGCCCAAGGGGGGATAGCTGCTGCGGTGGGAGCAACTGACTCTTGGGAGTTTCATTATCAAGACACTTTAGTTGCGGGCGCCGGGCTTTGCCACCATGACGCAGTCGAAGCCTTGGTTAAAGAAGGACCCGACCTCATTAAATGGCTTCAAACGCAAGGGGCAAACTTTGATGTCACTGATGGCCCCGACCCTCACTTTCTTTTAGGGCGCGAGGGCGGCCATCGGCAAAATCGCATTGTCCACCATGCCGATAAAACCGGCTGGGAGAGCGAGCGAACACTTCTTAGCTCCCTTAAGTCACGACCCAACATAACGGTTTTTGAACACTTCTTTGCGCTGGACCTTGCTATAACAGAGGGCGAATGTATTGGGGTCCATCTGCTAGATACGCACTCGGGTCAAATCGTCCAATTTGGCGCTAAGGCAGTAGCTTTGGCTACCGGCGGGTGTGGACAAGCGTATCTATACACCACCAACCCCCCCATCGCAACTGGTGATGGTGTAGCAATGGCTCGCAGGGCAGGCGCAACGATTGCCAATATGGAGTTCATCCAATTCCACCCCACCACGCTTTACCACAATGAAGCCCGATCCTTCTTAATTAGTGAAGCTGTTCGAGGCGAGGGCGGATTACTTATACGCAAGAATGGCGAACGGTTTATGGATGCCTACCACTCAATGGCCGAACTTGCGCCTCGCGATATCGTCGCCCGCGCCATCGACGCTGAGCTTAAGGAGCATAACGAGGAATGTGTCTATTTAGACATAACCCACCTTGCATCTGATTTCATTCAAAAACGCTTCCCCTCCATTTATAAACGATGCTTATCAGTAGGGTTGGATATCACCAAAGAGCCAATTCCTGTTGTGCCTGCAGCGCATTATTCATGCGGCGGCGTTGTGACTGACCTAAATGGCCGTACCAACTTGCCTCGGCTTTATGCCTGTGGAGAAGTCTCATGCACGGGGGTTCACGGCGCTAACCGATTGGCCAGCAACTCATTATTGGAAGCATTAGTTTTCGGTGAACGGGCAGCAAAAGACGCCCTTAACTGGCTTCAAAAACCGGCGCCAGTTAAAGCAACCCCGCTTCCTCAAGCTTCTGCCCATAAGATTGATAACACCGCCGTCTTTAAGTTCAGAAAGCAAATTCAGGAGATCATGTGGTCGCAAGTCGGCATCGTGCGCACAAATGAGCGTTTAGTCCAGGCTCAAAGAGAGCTTGATGCGCTCGCCATCGAAGCTCTTCCCTTGCTCCAATCTCCTACCCCAACCGCCGATAGCGCTGAAATACGCAACTTATTCGATGTCGCCAACATGATTATCGAATGCGCCATTAACCGCAAAGAAAGCCGAGGGCTTCACTATACGCTCGACTACCCTGACAAGGACGATGAGCGATTCTTGAAGGATACAATTCTAGCGCCTCAAGTCAAGATTGAGTGCAACCGCCCATAACATACTGCGTAGAAAAGCTCCCTACCTGTTAGGGTACATACTCGTAGCGTGTGTTGCGGCGGCGGGGTTCATATCCGGCGGACTTAATGAGGCTTTCAATTTCGTTGGCATTTAGGATGAATTTGCTCCCGGCAGCGCTAACCACATTCTCTTCAATCATCACAGAGCCAAAATCATTAATCCCATATCCAAGAGCAAGCTGGGCTATCTTCGGGCCCTGAGTTAAAATAGACACTTGAAGGTTATCTACATTGTCTAACATCAGGCGTGAGACGGCCACCGTTCGAAGATAATCAAATCCAGAAGCCTTCTTTTCGATGGGCAAATTCGTATCTTCCGGCTGAAAACTCCAAGTGATAAATGCCCGAAACCCACCCGTATCGTCCTGAAGCTCGCGAATACGAATAAGATGCTCCACCCTGTCTTCCACAGTCTCCACATGCCCGAACATCATACTCGCTGTCGTGCCCAAGCCAAGTTCATGCGCTGTGCGCATGCAATCCAACCACTCTTGAGTGGTGTCCTTATTCGGCGCAATCTGGTTCCGCACCCGATCAACCAATATCTCCCCCCCTGCCCCCGGAATCGAGTGCAATCCGACTTCCTTCAATCGCACTATACAATCACGAAGGCTCAATTTGGAGATATGGGCAATATACTTCACTTCCGCAGGCGAGAGCGCATGAAGAATTGCGCTGGGGTAACGCTGCATAATAAGGCTGAAGATACGCTCATAATAATCAATTTTGAGCGAAGGGTTCAACCCACCCTGAAAAAGCACCTCGCTGCCCCCCGTATCGATGAGTTCCCCAACCTTCCCCAAAACCTCATCATCACTAAGGGTATACCCCCCGACTTCTCCCGGCTTTCGATAAAAACCACAAAACTTGCACCGCACCCAACACACATTAGTGTAATTAACAATCCGCCCAATCACATAAGTAACAACATCCTCCGGATGCTTCCGCCGCCTTACCAAATTGGCCAAAACCGCCAATTCAGGCAAGTTAGGATAATGAAAGAGCCAAACACCCTCCTCCGAGCTAAGCCGCTCCCCTGCATATACCTTATCTGCAATCGTATCGATGGTAATCAATCCTATCCCCTCCGCACAGGTTATTGCACAAACACCACCTGTGAGGCTACACCCCCTCTCCCCGTCTTGCCCGTACGCAATAGAACAATCACTTTCCACCGGCCATTCGGCGTAGGGGGAAGATACAGATGGGGGTTTCCTAGAAAGGATCAGTTCCGCTAACATCAATGTCGATTGGTCGCGATGATCTGAACATCAGTCACAATAACCCAAAACGACCGAAATAATGCAAAAAG is from bacterium and encodes:
- the mqnC gene encoding cyclic dehypoxanthinyl futalosine synthase, which translates into the protein MITIDTIADKVYAGERLSSEEGVWLFHYPNLPELAVLANLVRRRKHPEDVVTYVIGRIVNYTNVCWVRCKFCGFYRKPGEVGGYTLSDDEVLGKVGELIDTGGSEVLFQGGLNPSLKIDYYERIFSLIMQRYPSAILHALSPAEVKYIAHISKLSLRDCIVRLKEVGLHSIPGAGGEILVDRVRNQIAPNKDTTQEWLDCMRTAHELGLGTTASMMFGHVETVEDRVEHLIRIRELQDDTGGFRAFITWSFQPEDTNLPIEKKASGFDYLRTVAVSRLMLDNVDNLQVSILTQGPKIAQLALGYGINDFGSVMIEENVVSAAGSKFILNANEIESLIKSAGYEPRRRNTRYEYVP
- the nadB gene encoding L-aspartate oxidase encodes the protein MDEMANYDFVVIGSGIAGLTFALNVADAGTVALVTKKERSESNTNYAQGGIAAAVGATDSWEFHYQDTLVAGAGLCHHDAVEALVKEGPDLIKWLQTQGANFDVTDGPDPHFLLGREGGHRQNRIVHHADKTGWESERTLLSSLKSRPNITVFEHFFALDLAITEGECIGVHLLDTHSGQIVQFGAKAVALATGGCGQAYLYTTNPPIATGDGVAMARRAGATIANMEFIQFHPTTLYHNEARSFLISEAVRGEGGLLIRKNGERFMDAYHSMAELAPRDIVARAIDAELKEHNEECVYLDITHLASDFIQKRFPSIYKRCLSVGLDITKEPIPVVPAAHYSCGGVVTDLNGRTNLPRLYACGEVSCTGVHGANRLASNSLLEALVFGERAAKDALNWLQKPAPVKATPLPQASAHKIDNTAVFKFRKQIQEIMWSQVGIVRTNERLVQAQRELDALAIEALPLLQSPTPTADSAEIRNLFDVANMIIECAINRKESRGLHYTLDYPDKDDERFLKDTILAPQVKIECNRP